In Mycolicibacterium gadium, the genomic window CCGCCAGTCACGTAGACCTTCACGCCCGGCGGCGGTTCCAGCCCGTCGACGAGCTCGATGACCTGCTCCACCGACTCGTTGGACAGCGCCTCGCCCATGTTGCCGGCGAGGTACACCTGCACGTATGCGGCCTTGCCGTCGGCGCTCTGCGCGCCGGCCGCCGTCAGCGGATCGCCCCAGAAGTCCTGAACGTGCTCGACGTGTTTGGTGTCGGCCTCGAGTTTGTCGACCAGTTCGTCGTAGTACTTGTGCGCATCCGCGCCCAGCGGCTTGTCCCCTTCGAGGAGGATCATCACCGCGCTATCGGATTTGTACTCCTCGAAGACCTCGCCGACCTTCTTCATCGCGATCACCGACGGCGCTTCGGCCGGGCTCATCGACACCGACCGCATCTGGCCGACCACTTCCAATTGCGGCACGGTGACGTTGAGCAGGGCGACTATGAGGACCCACCCGATGATGATCGGCACGGAGAACATGCGGATCCACTTGGCAAGGCCTTTGCGGCGCTTCTGCGCGTGCGGGGCCAGCGGATCTTGGGTCGGAGCGCTCATCGGAGTGTCGTCGCGCGCGAAGGGGCGCTTCCGCTGCTAATGAGCCCAGCCTGAACACAGTTGGGCACCTCGCGGAGCTCCTCCCTGGATTGTTAAGCTTGCCTTAGTTCCTACCAGATCGGGCCCGCCAGCGGCCACTCACAGCAGCCCCACAGCGAACGAAGCCGCCTGATCGACCATTCCCGACCGGACGTAGGCGCCGTGCGCACCCCAATCCCGTCCGCCTTCGAAACAAATCGGGTCGTTCGGCACGCACATCTCCACGGTCTTCCCGGCGTAGAGCGGCGCGACGCGGGGTAGCGGACCGGGTGACAGCGAATCGGCGAAGCTGCTCCTCGGACCGCCGAAGATCGCGGCCGCGGCGACGTTGTCGGCGACGGCAGGTGGCATCGCGGCGGTGGCCAGGTCGACTACTGCGGCCCCCTGGGAGTAGCCGCCGAGCACCATCCGGGTATTCGGGCACGTCGTGGCCATCGACTGCACGTGAGCGCTCACGTCGTCGCGGCCCGCGGGCGTGCTGCGGCCGAAGTCCCGGCTCGCGGGGTAGTTGACCGCATACACACCCACAGAGCGCTCGCCGAGGCGTGAACGCAGCGAGTCGACGAACGCCTGCCCGATACCGCCGACGCCGGGCGGTTCGGTGGTACCACGAGCGAACACGATTTCGACGTCGGGACAAGGAGCCGCGGCCGCGGT contains:
- a CDS encoding cutinase family protein translates to MTTILRILGLLGLTATALPLTLATAPTAAAAPCPDVEIVFARGTTEPPGVGGIGQAFVDSLRSRLGERSVGVYAVNYPASRDFGRSTPAGRDDVSAHVQSMATTCPNTRMVLGGYSQGAAVVDLATAAMPPAVADNVAAAAIFGGPRSSFADSLSPGPLPRVAPLYAGKTVEMCVPNDPICFEGGRDWGAHGAYVRSGMVDQAASFAVGLL